The sequence CCGCCGACGTTGGCGTGGGGTTCATCGCGCGTTCCAACGTCGTCGAGGATGTGCGCGCCAAGGTGCTGGCCGCCGTGCCCCTGGCCGACGCCCAGATCAAGCGCGACCTGGCCCTGGTCTTCCGCAAGGACAAGGCCCTCAGCCGCGCTGCCCTCGCCTTCATCGACATCGCCGTCAAGCTCAAGCCGGCCCAGCAGCAAGTGGGGTGACCCCATGGGCTTCGTGGGCAGCGTCGGCAGGTTTCCGCTGGCGATGGCGCTTACCTATTTGCCGGCGTCCTGGCGCCACAAGCTCAACCTGCTGGATGTGGGGGACCTGCGCACTCCCGCGCTGATCTCCGGAATCCTGCAGTTCGTGGGACTCGCTGTCTTCATCATCCTGCGCTGCCCGGCCTTCGTGAACAGCACCATGGCCACCGGGGGGATGGAGAAGGCGCAATTGGGCGCCATGGAAAAAGGCGGCGAGACCGCGGTCATGGGCTTCGGGCTGGTGCTGCTCGCCGCCTACCTGGTTCATCCCATCACGCTGCTGCTGGATTACTTCTGTCTGGAAGGATTCGTGCGCGCCCTGGCGGCGCTGGTCACCTGCGAGGTAGTGCCGACGCTGCCGCTGGTGGGCGCGGCCTGGGCGCTGGGGCGTACCCAGGCGGCGGCGGCCGAGAAGGCCATGGGGCCGCGGATCGTGGACCTCGTCCAGCCGGGCGACGGCACTCTCTACCACCTGCTCATCGCCAGTTGCCGTCCCAAGGAGGGCTGGGACCGCCTGATGACGGTTTCCTACCAGGAAAAGCTCTACGAGGTCACGCGCCAGGAAGAGGGCCTCCCGCCGCGCCGCTTCCTCTACCACCTGCGCCGCAAGCCCGAGGGCAAAGTGGTGCGCGGCCTGTATCAATACGACCCCACCGAGGTGCTCCGCCTGACGCCGGAGGAAGAGGACGAGGGCGAGCGGCTCTCCCTGAAGGCGCGGGTCGCCAAGTCCCTCCAGCGCGAAGCCCCGCTGGTGGCCGACCTGGTGGAGCCCGGCGACGCCGCGGAGTTCGACCTGCGTATCGCCAGTTGCCGGGAGAAGTTCTGGGACCACCTGATCACCCTCTCCTACGGCGACCGCCTCTACGAGGTGGCGGAGGAACGCCAGGGCGAGCCTCCCCGCCCCTTCCTGTACCTCCTGCGCTTCCACCCTGCCAACAAGGTGGTGCGCCGCATCCACCACTACGACCCCAACGAGACCCTGGCGCAGAAATAGCTGCGCCGCCCGGATTTTTTCTGTTGCGGGCTTCCCCGCTGTGTTAGATTTTTTGTCTTCGCTACTGCTGGCTCGAGGAGGAGTCGGAATTGGGCAAGGACATGGTCCCCAAGAGGATCTTCCTCACCAAGGGAGTGGGCAAGCACAAGGAACGCCTCACCTCCTTCGAGTTGGGACTGCGCGACGCGGGCATCGCCTCGCAGAACCTGGTGCGTGTCTCCTCCATCTTCCCGCCCCATTGCAAGCTCATCGCGCGCTCCCAGGGATTGAAGTACCTGCATCACGGCGAGGTAGTCTTCGCGGTGATCGCCGAGAACTCCACCCGCGAGCCCCACCGGCTGATGGCCTCCGGCATCGGCCTGGCCATCCCCGCCGATCGCTCCACCTACGGCTACCTCAGCGAGCATCACTCCTTCGGCGAGACCGAAGACGCCGCCGGCGACTACGCCGAAGAGTTGGCCGCCGAGATGCTCGCCACCACCCTCAACGTGGACTTCGATCCCGAACGCTCCTGGGACGAGAAGAAGGAGATCTACCGCATCTCCAACAAGATTGTGCGCACCCTGAACGCCACGCAGTCGGCGGTGGGCGACAAACGCGGCTTGTGGACCACGGTGATTGCCGCGGCGATTCTGATCTTTGATTGATTGCCAGATCGCAGATTACTTCTTCTTCGCCAGCCGCTCCAGCACCGCCGCCACGATGATGGGCAGGCCGACGGTCGCGTCCACGAACACCTCGCCGAACTTCCCGCCTTCGGCCGGGGGAACGAACTTCCCCCAGGAGATGGCTTCGCTGTAGGGGCTGCCGGAGAGCCCGCCCCAATAGACCGGCTCCGGGCAGATGCGCAGGCCGTAGTGGTAGCGCTTGAGGGGGACGTCTTCGCCAGCGCGGC comes from Terriglobales bacterium and encodes:
- a CDS encoding arginine decarboxylase, pyruvoyl-dependent, which codes for MGKDMVPKRIFLTKGVGKHKERLTSFELGLRDAGIASQNLVRVSSIFPPHCKLIARSQGLKYLHHGEVVFAVIAENSTREPHRLMASGIGLAIPADRSTYGYLSEHHSFGETEDAAGDYAEELAAEMLATTLNVDFDPERSWDEKKEIYRISNKIVRTLNATQSAVGDKRGLWTTVIAAAILIFD